In one Streptomyces sp. T12 genomic region, the following are encoded:
- a CDS encoding HdeD family acid-resistance protein — MSEAPSGAPYGRDYDDRRVHSGHPPGPPGPGTSHEPEPPLEGPLHALSRAAWQIVLLTGVASLALGVLVLVWPGAPLFVSGVLFGLYLLISGVFQLVSAFGTHRTTSLRVLAFISGSLSVVLGLFCFRRPMQSVLLLALWIGIGWLIRGITQTLAAASDKSMPARGWHIFLGVVTFVGGIVLIDSPIESVTVLMLLAGWWLVAVGIVEIVTGIRMRKRARQVPHEL; from the coding sequence ATGAGCGAGGCACCGTCCGGCGCCCCTTACGGCCGGGACTACGACGACCGCCGGGTCCACTCCGGTCACCCGCCCGGGCCACCCGGGCCGGGGACGTCCCATGAGCCCGAGCCGCCCTTGGAGGGGCCTCTGCACGCCCTCTCCCGGGCCGCCTGGCAGATCGTCCTGCTCACCGGCGTCGCCTCCCTGGCCCTGGGCGTCCTGGTCCTGGTCTGGCCCGGCGCCCCGCTCTTCGTCTCCGGTGTCCTCTTCGGCCTCTACCTCCTGATCAGCGGCGTGTTCCAGCTGGTCTCCGCCTTCGGCACGCACCGGACGACCTCGCTGCGGGTGCTGGCCTTCATCAGCGGCTCCCTGTCCGTCGTCCTCGGCCTGTTCTGCTTCCGCCGCCCGATGCAGTCGGTCCTGCTGCTCGCCCTGTGGATCGGCATCGGCTGGCTCATCCGCGGCATCACCCAGACCCTGGCCGCCGCCTCCGACAAGTCCATGCCGGCCCGCGGCTGGCACATCTTCCTCGGGGTCGTCACCTTCGTCGGCGGCATCGTGCTGATCGACTCCCCGATCGAGTCGGTCACCGTGCTCATGCTGCTCGCCGGATGGTGGCTCGTGGCGGTCGGCATCGTCGAGATCGTCACCGGCATCCGGATGCGGAAGCGGGCCCGCCAGGTCCCGCACGAGCTGTGA
- a CDS encoding RNA polymerase sigma factor SigF, giving the protein MSAHQGSSKVLTLTKSESAPDAALDDVPALEAVPAPAVPADDVPAWPATANIDTRTLSRSLFLRLATLDENSPERAYVRDTLIELNLPLVRYAAARFRSRNEPMEDIVQVGTIGLIKAIDRFDCERGVEFPTFAMPTVVGEIKRFFRDTSWSVRVPRRLQELRLALTKASDELSQKLDRSPTVTELATVLGVSEEDVVDGLAVGNAYTASSLDSPAPEDDGGEGSLADRLGYEDTALEGVEYRESLKPLLAKLPPRERRIIMLRFFANMTQSQIGEEVGISQMHVSRLLTRTLAQLREGLISD; this is encoded by the coding sequence ATGTCCGCACACCAGGGCAGCTCGAAGGTGCTCACGCTCACGAAGAGCGAGTCCGCGCCCGACGCCGCGCTCGACGACGTACCGGCCCTTGAGGCCGTTCCGGCACCGGCCGTCCCGGCCGATGACGTCCCGGCCTGGCCGGCCACGGCGAATATCGACACCCGCACCCTTTCCCGCTCCCTGTTCCTGCGGCTCGCCACCCTGGACGAGAACAGCCCCGAACGCGCATACGTCCGGGACACCCTGATCGAGCTCAACCTCCCGCTGGTGCGCTACGCGGCGGCCCGCTTCCGCTCGCGCAACGAGCCGATGGAGGACATCGTCCAGGTCGGCACCATCGGCCTGATCAAGGCGATCGACCGCTTCGACTGCGAACGGGGCGTGGAGTTCCCGACGTTCGCGATGCCGACGGTCGTGGGCGAGATCAAGCGGTTCTTCCGCGACACCTCCTGGTCGGTGCGCGTCCCGCGCCGGCTCCAGGAGCTGCGCCTGGCCCTCACCAAGGCCAGCGACGAGCTCTCCCAGAAGCTGGACCGCTCCCCGACGGTGACCGAACTCGCCACCGTCCTGGGCGTGTCCGAGGAGGACGTCGTCGACGGCCTCGCGGTCGGCAACGCCTACACGGCCTCCTCGCTGGACTCCCCGGCCCCGGAGGACGACGGCGGCGAGGGCTCCCTGGCCGACCGGCTCGGCTACGAGGACACCGCGCTGGAGGGCGTCGAGTACCGCGAGTCCCTCAAGCCGCTGCTGGCCAAGCTGCCGCCCCGCGAGCGGCGGATCATCATGCTGCGCTTCTTCGCCAACATGACCCAGTCGCAGATCGGCGAGGAGGTCGGCATCTCCCAGATGCACGTCTCCCGGCTGCTGACCCGGACGCTGGCGCAGCTGCGCGAGGGCCTCATCTCCGACTGA
- a CDS encoding type II toxin-antitoxin system VapB family antitoxin, with translation MIFKRIGNGRPYPDHGRESTRQWADVAPRPVRLDQLVTTKGQLDLETLLAEDSTFYGDLFAHVVKWQGDLYLEDGLHRAVRAALQQRQVLHARVLELD, from the coding sequence GTGATCTTCAAGCGCATCGGAAACGGCCGGCCGTACCCCGACCACGGCCGGGAAAGCACCCGGCAGTGGGCGGACGTCGCGCCGCGCCCGGTCCGCCTCGATCAGCTCGTGACGACCAAGGGTCAGCTCGATCTGGAAACCCTGCTCGCCGAGGACTCGACGTTCTACGGCGACCTCTTCGCGCACGTCGTGAAGTGGCAGGGCGACCTGTATCTGGAGGACGGCCTTCACCGCGCGGTGCGCGCGGCGCTGCAGCAGCGCCAGGTGTTGCACGCGCGAGTCCTGGAACTGGACTGA
- a CDS encoding TetR/AcrR family transcriptional regulator — MARAARQSARTSVWLEGKERRSGRGGGQPSGLDRDRITAVTVRLLDADGLAKFSMRRLAAELNVTAMSVYWYVDTKDDLLELALDAAFGELTLPDPQDDEDWRDQLRALARGYRDLLVRHPWLSPLIGTYVNIGPNSLAFSRFVQRVIRRTGLPAHGLVAAISAVFQFVYGFGTIEGHFIARSAAFGMTPDDYFQHAMSTVTQAPEAAEMVQESAELMEARGGDTVEEMWERDFEFALDLLVAGIEAMVARAAADDQEAPSAG; from the coding sequence ATGGCCAGGGCAGCCCGGCAGTCCGCGCGGACCAGCGTCTGGCTGGAAGGCAAGGAGCGCCGAAGCGGACGTGGCGGGGGACAGCCCTCCGGCCTCGACCGTGACCGGATCACCGCCGTGACCGTCCGGCTGCTGGACGCCGACGGGCTGGCCAAGTTCTCCATGCGGCGGCTGGCCGCCGAGCTGAACGTGACCGCGATGTCCGTCTACTGGTACGTCGACACCAAGGACGACCTCCTCGAACTCGCCCTCGACGCGGCCTTCGGCGAACTGACCCTGCCCGATCCGCAGGACGACGAGGACTGGCGCGACCAGCTGCGCGCGCTGGCCCGCGGGTACCGCGACCTGCTGGTCCGTCACCCTTGGCTGTCGCCGCTGATCGGCACCTACGTCAACATCGGTCCGAACAGCCTCGCCTTCTCCCGCTTCGTGCAGCGCGTCATCCGCAGGACCGGGCTGCCCGCGCACGGCCTGGTGGCCGCCATCTCCGCCGTCTTCCAGTTCGTGTACGGCTTCGGCACGATCGAGGGCCATTTCATCGCCCGCAGCGCGGCGTTCGGCATGACCCCGGACGACTACTTCCAGCACGCCATGAGCACGGTGACGCAGGCCCCGGAAGCCGCCGAGATGGTCCAGGAGTCCGCGGAACTCATGGAGGCCCGCGGCGGCGACACGGTCGAGGAGATGTGGGAGCGGGACTTCGAGTTCGCCCTGGACCTGCTGGTGGCGGGCATCGAGGCGATGGTGGCGCGAGCGGCCGCGGACGACCAGGAGGCCCCGTCCGCCGGCTAA
- the tadA gene encoding tRNA adenosine(34) deaminase TadA gives MRLALDEAELAVRGGDVPVGAVVLAADGTTVLGVGHNEREATGDPTAHAEVLAIRRAASEVGEWRLSGCTLVVTLEPCTMCAGAIVQSRVDRVVYGARDEKAGAAGSLWDVVRDRRLNHRPEVIEGVLAEECARILTDFFRGR, from the coding sequence ATGCGGCTCGCCCTGGACGAGGCCGAACTGGCCGTCCGGGGCGGGGACGTCCCCGTCGGCGCCGTCGTGCTGGCCGCCGACGGCACGACCGTGCTCGGCGTCGGCCACAACGAACGCGAGGCGACCGGCGATCCGACCGCGCACGCCGAGGTCCTCGCGATCCGGCGCGCGGCATCCGAGGTCGGCGAGTGGCGGCTGTCCGGCTGCACGCTCGTCGTCACGCTGGAGCCCTGCACCATGTGCGCGGGCGCGATCGTGCAGTCCCGGGTGGACCGGGTCGTCTACGGCGCCCGGGACGAGAAGGCCGGCGCCGCGGGCTCCCTCTGGGACGTCGTACGCGACCGGCGGCTCAACCACCGCCCCGAGGTGATCGAGGGCGTGCTCGCCGAGGAGTGCGCGCGGATCCTCACCGACTTCTTCCGCGGCCGCTGA
- the upp gene encoding uracil phosphoribosyltransferase produces the protein MRLHVVDHPLVAHKLTTLRDQRTDSATFRRLADELVTLLAYEATRDVRTEAVDITTPVTDTTGVKLSYPRPLVVPILRAGLGMLDGMVRLLPTAEVGFLGMIRNEETLEASTYASRMPEDLSGRQVYVLDPMLATGGTLVAAIRELIKRGADDVTAVVLLAAPEGVELMERELAGTPVTVVTAAVDDHLNEHGYIVPGLGDAGDRLYGAAE, from the coding sequence ATGCGTCTCCACGTCGTCGACCACCCTCTGGTCGCCCACAAACTCACCACGCTGCGCGACCAGCGCACCGACTCCGCGACCTTCCGTCGGCTCGCCGACGAACTGGTCACCCTGCTCGCCTACGAGGCCACGCGGGACGTGCGCACCGAAGCGGTCGACATCACGACCCCGGTCACCGACACCACCGGCGTCAAGCTCTCCTACCCGCGCCCCCTGGTGGTGCCGATCCTGCGGGCCGGCCTCGGCATGCTGGACGGCATGGTCCGGCTGCTGCCGACGGCCGAGGTGGGCTTCCTGGGCATGATCCGCAACGAGGAGACCCTTGAGGCCTCCACGTACGCCTCACGCATGCCGGAGGACCTGTCCGGCCGTCAGGTGTACGTCCTGGACCCGATGCTGGCCACGGGCGGCACGCTGGTCGCGGCGATCCGGGAGCTCATCAAGCGGGGCGCCGACGACGTCACGGCCGTGGTGCTGCTCGCGGCCCCCGAGGGCGTCGAGCTCATGGAGCGCGAACTGGCGGGCACGCCGGTGACGGTCGTGACGGCCGCCGTGGACGACCACCTCAACGAGCACGGGTACATCGTCCCGGGGCTGGGAGACGCGGGGGATCGCCTTTACGGCGCGGCCGAGTAG
- a CDS encoding YceI family protein — translation MGLSARIRTRDGWAVSHAVVTVTNMTGTQVLRAEADAEGAVRDAHPLAPGAYTVIVTAVGYAPAAASAIVTASGRAEVGTVTLARRGGTELPPPGPWTVDPAHSSVAAVAQHLGISSVHGRFTHFSGAIEIAPDDVTKSRVEAVIRADSIDTGNGMRDGHLKSPDFLDVEKHPEITYRSTGVTAAAGSDRWTVHGELGMHGVVRPVDLDLAYLGTGADPWGGTRAAFRATAELHRDDFAMSYNQVVQAGIAAIGTTLKVELDIQAVQGESLPQG, via the coding sequence ATGGGACTGAGCGCGAGGATCCGCACCCGGGACGGATGGGCCGTGTCGCACGCCGTCGTCACGGTGACCAACATGACCGGAACACAGGTGCTGCGCGCGGAGGCCGACGCGGAGGGGGCCGTACGGGACGCGCATCCGCTGGCCCCGGGGGCGTACACCGTCATCGTCACCGCCGTCGGCTACGCGCCCGCCGCCGCGAGCGCGATCGTCACCGCGAGCGGGCGGGCCGAGGTCGGCACGGTGACGCTGGCCCGGCGGGGCGGCACGGAACTGCCGCCGCCCGGGCCGTGGACCGTCGACCCGGCGCACTCCAGCGTGGCCGCCGTCGCCCAGCACCTGGGGATCTCCAGCGTGCACGGCCGTTTCACCCACTTCTCCGGCGCCATCGAGATCGCGCCGGACGACGTCACCAAGTCCCGGGTGGAGGCGGTGATCCGGGCCGACTCGATCGACACGGGCAACGGCATGCGGGACGGGCATCTGAAGTCGCCGGACTTCCTGGATGTGGAGAAGCATCCCGAGATCACGTATCGGTCGACGGGTGTGACGGCGGCCGCGGGTTCCGACCGCTGGACCGTGCACGGCGAGCTGGGCATGCACGGTGTCGTACGGCCGGTGGACCTGGACCTGGCCTACCTCGGCACGGGAGCCGACCCGTGGGGCGGTACGCGGGCGGCGTTCCGGGCTACGGCGGAGCTGCACCGGGACGACTTCGCGATGAGCTACAACCAGGTGGTGCAGGCGGGGATCGCGGCCATCGGTACGACACTGAAGGTGGAGCTGGACATCCAGGCGGTGCAAGGGGAGTCGCTGCCGCAAGGGTAG
- a CDS encoding MFS transporter produces MATTTPAGVRAHAKHSGGPSADGAPMSHRQIMEALTGLLLGMFVAILSSTIVSNALPDIIKDLGGGQSAYTWVVTASLLAMTASTPLWGKLADLFSKKLLIQLALVIFVAGSALAGLSQNAGMLIAFRAVQGIGMGGLSSLAQIILAAMISPRERGRYNGYLGATFATAMVGGPLIGGVITDTDWLGWRWCFYVGVPFAVIALIVLQRTLHLPVVRRKVKVDWAGAFFITAAVCLLLVWVTFAGDKYDWVSGQTYAMTGGALALLLIFIFVESRASEPIIPLRLFRNRTITLASLASLFVGIAMFAGTIFFSQYFQLARNESPTMSGVLTIPMIVGLFISSTVSGQVITRTGRWKAWLLAGGVLVTAGLGLLGTIRYDTEYWHVAIFMALLGLGVGMMMQNLVLATQNQVDPSDLGAASSVVNFFRSLGGAMGVSALGAVLSHRITHYAEEGLTKLGVQGSSGHGEIPDLDALPAPVRTVIESAYGHGVADVFLYAAPIAFLALLFALFIKEVPLKTKGALAQAAEGSEPATPEPAEAAAPAAAQERVPSWAAATSDTEASTDGTQKLAAVATVARPEETTGPSGGVPVRGFVRGAESAPVPQAALTLISLTGRQLGRSVAQADGSYAVDAPGAGSYVLIASADGFQPQASTIVVNGDEPVSYDVLLSGTSGLSGVVRTAQSALPVKEAMVIVTDVRGDLLATAATGEQGEFSFAELVPGAVTVAVNAAGFRPRALPVEIGGTGVTRIEVDLEAGAQVQGVVRAPYGALADARVTLVDAAGNVVGTATTGADGAYAFTDLDGGEYTVIATGYPPVATALTVTGRGVDDHDIELAHPGE; encoded by the coding sequence ATGGCAACGACCACACCAGCCGGTGTGCGGGCCCACGCCAAGCACTCAGGAGGGCCGTCCGCCGACGGCGCTCCGATGTCGCACCGGCAGATCATGGAAGCGCTGACCGGGCTGCTGCTCGGCATGTTCGTCGCGATCCTGTCGTCGACGATCGTCTCCAACGCCCTGCCCGACATCATCAAGGACCTCGGCGGCGGCCAGAGCGCCTACACCTGGGTGGTCACCGCGTCGCTGCTGGCGATGACCGCGTCCACCCCGCTGTGGGGCAAGCTCGCCGACCTGTTCTCCAAGAAGCTGCTGATACAGCTCGCCCTCGTCATCTTCGTGGCCGGTTCCGCACTGGCCGGTCTGTCGCAGAACGCCGGGATGCTCATCGCGTTCCGCGCGGTGCAGGGCATCGGCATGGGCGGTCTGTCGTCGCTGGCGCAGATCATCCTGGCCGCGATGATCTCCCCGCGTGAGCGCGGCCGCTACAACGGCTACCTCGGCGCCACCTTCGCCACCGCGATGGTCGGCGGCCCGCTGATCGGCGGCGTCATCACCGACACCGACTGGCTCGGCTGGCGCTGGTGCTTCTACGTCGGCGTGCCCTTCGCCGTCATCGCCCTGATCGTGCTCCAGCGCACCCTGCACCTCCCGGTCGTCCGCCGGAAGGTCAAGGTCGACTGGGCGGGCGCCTTCTTCATCACCGCCGCGGTCTGCCTGCTGCTGGTCTGGGTGACCTTCGCCGGTGACAAGTACGACTGGGTGTCCGGTCAGACGTACGCGATGACGGGTGGCGCGCTCGCGCTGCTCCTGATCTTCATCTTCGTCGAGTCCAGGGCGAGCGAGCCGATCATCCCGCTGCGACTGTTCCGCAACCGCACCATCACCCTCGCCTCGCTGGCCTCCCTCTTCGTCGGCATCGCGATGTTCGCGGGCACGATCTTCTTCAGCCAGTACTTCCAGCTGGCCCGGAACGAGTCGCCGACCATGTCCGGCGTCCTGACCATCCCGATGATCGTCGGCCTGTTCATCTCCTCGACCGTCTCCGGCCAGGTCATCACCCGCACCGGCCGCTGGAAGGCATGGCTGCTCGCGGGCGGTGTGCTGGTGACGGCGGGCCTCGGGCTGCTGGGCACGATCCGCTACGACACCGAGTACTGGCACGTCGCGATCTTCATGGCCCTGCTGGGTCTCGGCGTCGGCATGATGATGCAGAACCTGGTCCTGGCCACGCAGAACCAGGTGGACCCGAGCGACCTGGGCGCCGCCAGCTCCGTGGTCAACTTCTTCCGCTCCCTCGGCGGTGCCATGGGCGTCTCGGCCCTGGGCGCGGTCCTGAGCCACCGCATCACGCACTACGCCGAGGAGGGCCTGACCAAGCTCGGCGTGCAGGGTTCGTCGGGCCACGGCGAGATCCCGGACCTCGACGCGCTGCCCGCGCCCGTCCGCACCGTCATCGAGAGCGCGTACGGCCACGGCGTCGCGGACGTCTTCCTCTACGCCGCGCCGATCGCCTTCCTCGCCCTCCTGTTCGCCCTGTTCATCAAGGAGGTCCCGTTGAAGACGAAGGGCGCCCTGGCCCAGGCCGCCGAGGGCAGCGAGCCCGCGACGCCGGAGCCCGCCGAGGCCGCCGCGCCGGCCGCCGCGCAGGAGCGGGTCCCGAGCTGGGCCGCCGCCACCTCCGACACCGAGGCCTCGACGGACGGCACCCAGAAGCTCGCCGCCGTGGCCACGGTGGCCCGCCCCGAGGAGACCACCGGTCCGTCCGGCGGCGTCCCGGTCCGCGGATTCGTGCGAGGCGCGGAGAGCGCGCCGGTGCCGCAGGCGGCTCTCACGCTGATCTCGCTGACCGGGCGGCAGCTCGGCCGGTCGGTGGCGCAGGCCGACGGTTCGTACGCGGTCGACGCGCCGGGCGCGGGATCGTACGTCCTGATCGCCTCCGCCGACGGCTTCCAGCCGCAGGCCTCCACCATCGTCGTGAACGGCGACGAGCCGGTGTCGTACGACGTCCTGCTCAGCGGCACCAGCGGCCTGAGCGGCGTCGTCCGGACGGCGCAGAGCGCGCTGCCGGTCAAGGAGGCGATGGTGATCGTCACCGACGTGCGCGGGGATCTGCTGGCCACCGCCGCCACCGGTGAGCAGGGCGAGTTCAGCTTCGCCGAGCTGGTGCCCGGTGCCGTGACCGTCGCGGTGAACGCCGCCGGGTTCCGGCCGCGCGCCCTGCCCGTCGAGATCGGCGGCACCGGGGTCACCCGGATCGAGGTCGACCTCGAAGCCGGCGCCCAGGTCCAGGGCGTGGTCCGGGCACCGTACGGCGCGCTGGCCGACGCCCGGGTGACCCTGGTCGACGCGGCGGGCAACGTCGTGGGCACCGCCACCACCGGGGCGGACGGGGCGTACGCCTTCACCGACCTGGACGGCGGCGAGTACACGGTCATCGCGACGGGCTACCCGCCGGTGGCGACGGCTCTGACGGTGACCGGCCGCGGAGTCGACGACCACGACATCGAACTCGCCCACCCCGGCGAGTAG
- a CDS encoding Dabb family protein has translation MIRHLVLFKLNEGVERDDPRVVEGVEAFRSLEGKIPEIRHWELGWNISDRPIAYDFAINSAFDDVPALRTYAEHPEHQAGVTLWREFATWVIADYEY, from the coding sequence ATGATCCGCCACCTGGTCCTCTTCAAGCTCAACGAGGGCGTCGAGCGCGACGACCCGCGAGTCGTGGAGGGCGTCGAGGCGTTCCGCTCGCTCGAGGGCAAGATCCCCGAGATCCGGCACTGGGAGCTCGGCTGGAACATCAGCGACCGCCCCATCGCCTACGACTTCGCGATCAACTCCGCCTTCGACGACGTGCCCGCCCTGCGCACCTACGCGGAGCACCCCGAGCACCAGGCGGGCGTCACGCTGTGGCGGGAGTTCGCCACCTGGGTGATCGCCGACTACGAATACTGA
- a CDS encoding HhH-GPD-type base excision DNA repair protein produces MDVTLHLAQDPEADALLGRSPLAALVGMLLDQQVPMEWAFKGPRTIADRLGTDDLDAHDIAVQDPEAFASLLSEKPAVHRYPGSMAKRIQQLCQYLVEHYDGDAELVWKGVEDGRELLRRLEDLPGFGKQKAQIFLALLGKQLDVRPQGWQEAAGAYGETKSFRSVADITGPESLAKVRAHKQEMKAAAKAAKASGK; encoded by the coding sequence ATGGACGTCACCCTTCACCTCGCCCAGGACCCCGAGGCCGACGCACTCCTCGGCCGCAGCCCCCTCGCCGCGCTGGTCGGCATGCTGCTGGACCAGCAGGTACCGATGGAGTGGGCGTTCAAGGGGCCCCGCACGATCGCGGACCGCCTCGGCACGGACGACCTGGACGCACACGACATCGCCGTCCAGGACCCGGAGGCCTTCGCGTCCCTCCTGTCCGAGAAGCCGGCGGTGCACCGCTACCCGGGCTCGATGGCCAAGCGGATCCAGCAGCTGTGCCAGTACCTCGTCGAGCACTACGACGGTGACGCCGAGCTCGTCTGGAAGGGCGTCGAGGACGGTCGGGAACTCCTGCGCCGCCTGGAAGACCTGCCCGGCTTCGGCAAGCAGAAGGCACAGATCTTCCTCGCACTGCTGGGCAAGCAACTGGACGTGCGCCCCCAGGGCTGGCAGGAGGCCGCAGGCGCCTACGGCGAGACAAAGTCCTTCCGCTCCGTCGCCGACATCACCGGCCCCGAGTCACTGGCCAAGGTGCGAGCACACAAGCAGGAGATGAAGGCGGCGGCAAAGGCAGCGAAGGCGTCCGGCAAGTAA
- a CDS encoding MarR family winged helix-turn-helix transcriptional regulator: MAEQAQYEELVRQFSAFGAVKREMGRTLPSDCPSGSAAVLTLLVRHGEMRMSKLAELLAVDMSVTSRHVTHVAERGWIERSPDPADKRSRILRLTPAGEDRVREMSRRTTQLLAERLSDWTDDDVAELTRLMARLRASFDDCRTPAITQ, from the coding sequence ATGGCCGAGCAGGCGCAGTACGAGGAGCTGGTGCGCCAGTTCAGCGCCTTCGGCGCCGTGAAACGGGAGATGGGACGGACGCTGCCGTCCGACTGCCCTTCCGGTTCCGCCGCCGTACTGACGTTGCTGGTCCGCCACGGGGAGATGCGCATGAGCAAGCTCGCGGAGCTGCTCGCCGTGGACATGTCGGTCACCAGCCGCCATGTCACCCACGTCGCCGAGCGCGGCTGGATCGAGCGCTCCCCCGACCCGGCGGACAAACGAAGCCGCATCCTGCGCCTCACCCCGGCCGGTGAGGACCGGGTGCGGGAGATGTCCCGGCGGACCACGCAGCTGCTCGCCGAGCGGCTGAGCGACTGGACCGACGACGACGTCGCCGAGCTCACCCGGCTCATGGCCCGACTGAGGGCCAGCTTCGACGACTGCCGTACACCCGCGATCACCCAGTAA
- a CDS encoding LytR C-terminal domain-containing protein — MGGQYRIKGNKYPRMRRRRRRGRLVGIAVASAAVLGMIGWGTLQLIDLFTGGGGKASAAGTKAGCGTRATPSATPTATGALPEPGKITVNVFNATTRSGLAKQTADELKKRGFKIGDVGNATKQFDKKVKGTGLLLGPDAALHTSLPVLATQLGTAERRTEVARKGTAVDLIIGDKFKELTKKADADKALAALTNPEPTPAASKNAC, encoded by the coding sequence ATGGGCGGCCAGTACCGCATCAAGGGGAACAAATACCCCCGGATGCGACGTCGCCGACGGCGCGGCAGGCTCGTCGGCATCGCCGTCGCCTCCGCCGCCGTACTCGGCATGATCGGCTGGGGCACACTGCAGCTCATCGACCTGTTCACCGGGGGCGGCGGAAAGGCTTCGGCAGCCGGCACGAAGGCCGGCTGCGGGACCAGGGCGACCCCCTCGGCCACGCCCACGGCCACGGGGGCCCTGCCCGAGCCGGGCAAGATCACCGTCAACGTCTTCAACGCCACGACCCGCAGCGGCCTCGCCAAGCAGACCGCGGACGAGCTGAAGAAGCGCGGCTTCAAGATCGGTGACGTGGGCAACGCGACGAAGCAGTTCGACAAGAAGGTCAAGGGCACCGGGCTCCTGCTCGGCCCGGACGCGGCCCTGCACACCTCGCTGCCCGTCCTCGCCACCCAGCTCGGCACCGCCGAACGCCGCACCGAAGTCGCCCGCAAGGGCACGGCCGTCGACCTGATCATCGGCGACAAGTTCAAAGAGCTGACGAAGAAGGCGGACGCCGACAAGGCACTGGCCGCACTGACCAACCCCGAGCCGACGCCCGCCGCTTCGAAGAACGCCTGCTGA
- a CDS encoding RNA polymerase sigma factor SigF yields MDHEVELTVPASTAPQAPAQEDTPADTPAPTPPRSRGADTRALTQVLFGELKELQPGTPEHNRVRGALIEANLPLVRYAAARFRSRNEPMEDVIQVGTIGLINAIDRFDPDRGVQFPTFAMPTVVGEIKRYFRDNVRTVHVPRRLHELWVQVNSATEDLTTAFGRTPTTAEIAERLRITEDEVLSCIEAGRSYHATSLEAAQEGDGLPGLLDRLGYEDPALDGVEHRDLVRHLLVQLPEREQRILLLRYYSNLTQSQISAELGVSQMHVSRLLARSFQRLRSANRIDA; encoded by the coding sequence ATGGATCACGAGGTGGAGTTGACCGTGCCGGCCAGTACTGCGCCTCAAGCCCCGGCCCAGGAGGACACCCCCGCGGACACGCCCGCGCCCACACCGCCCCGCAGTCGCGGCGCCGACACCCGGGCGCTCACCCAGGTGCTCTTCGGTGAGCTGAAGGAGCTGCAGCCGGGCACGCCGGAGCACAACCGCGTGCGCGGGGCGCTCATCGAGGCCAACCTCCCGCTCGTGCGCTACGCGGCCGCCCGTTTCCGCTCCCGCAACGAGCCGATGGAGGACGTGATCCAGGTCGGCACCATCGGGCTCATCAACGCCATCGACCGCTTCGACCCGGACCGGGGCGTGCAGTTCCCGACGTTCGCGATGCCGACGGTCGTCGGCGAGATCAAGCGGTACTTCCGCGACAACGTCCGCACGGTCCACGTCCCGCGCCGGCTGCACGAGCTGTGGGTCCAGGTCAACAGCGCGACCGAGGACCTGACGACCGCCTTCGGGCGGACCCCGACGACCGCCGAGATCGCCGAGCGGCTGCGCATCACCGAGGACGAGGTGCTGTCCTGCATCGAGGCCGGGCGGTCGTACCACGCCACGTCACTGGAGGCCGCACAGGAGGGCGACGGGCTGCCCGGACTGCTGGACCGGCTGGGCTACGAGGACCCGGCCCTGGACGGCGTGGAGCACCGGGATCTCGTCCGGCATCTGCTCGTACAACTCCCCGAACGCGAACAGAGAATCCTGCTCCTGCGCTACTACAGCAACCTCACCCAGTCGCAAATCAGTGCCGAACTCGGGGTCTCCCAGATGCACGTTTCGAGGCTACTCGCGCGTAGCTTCCAACGGCTGCGTTCGGCGAACCGGATCGACGCGTAA
- a CDS encoding PPOX class F420-dependent oxidoreductase — MAPNIATNTRVSLEELLDFVRPRHRAVLLTRRADGSPQASPLTCGVDDSGRIVVSTYPERAKTRNAKRDPRVSLLVLSDDWDGPWVQIDGPAEVIDSPESVEPLVEYYRNIAGEHPDWDEYRAAMVKQGKSIIRVTPEKWGPVATGGFPARLAPQG, encoded by the coding sequence ATGGCACCGAACATCGCGACGAACACCCGCGTTTCGCTCGAAGAACTGCTGGACTTCGTACGTCCCCGTCACCGCGCCGTCCTGCTCACCCGACGGGCGGACGGGAGCCCGCAGGCCTCGCCGTTGACCTGCGGGGTCGACGACTCGGGGCGGATCGTGGTGTCCACCTACCCCGAGCGGGCCAAGACGCGCAATGCCAAGCGGGACCCGCGGGTGAGCCTGCTCGTGCTGAGCGACGACTGGGACGGGCCCTGGGTGCAGATCGACGGGCCCGCCGAGGTCATCGACTCGCCGGAGTCCGTGGAGCCGCTCGTCGAGTACTACCGGAACATCGCCGGGGAGCATCCGGACTGGGACGAGTACCGGGCGGCGATGGTGAAGCAGGGCAAGTCGATCATTCGGGTCACGCCGGAGAAGTGGGGGCCGGTGGCGACCGGCGGGTTCCCGGCGCGGCTCGCTCCGCAGGGTTAG